The genomic segment CCGATGGCGTTGACGGTGATGCCGTCGGCGGCCAATTCCAGGGCCAGCGCGCGCGTGTAGCCGTGCACCGCGGCCTTGCTGGCCGCGTAGGCAATGCGCTCGGCCTTGCCCAGCGCGGCGCGGCTGGAGATATTGACGATGCGCCCAAAGCGCGCTGCGCGCATGGCCGGCAGCAGCGCCTGCACGCAGAGGATGGCCGCAGCCACGTTGACGGCCATCACGGCCTGCAGGTCGGCGCTGGTGACGGCATCGATGGTTGCCGGGCGCACGACACCGGCGTTGTTCACCAGGCGCGTGACCGGCCGTTCGGCCACGGTGCGTGCCAGGGCGGCGCGCAGCGCGCGCTCGTCGGCCAGATCCACCGGCACGAAAGTTTCGCGCGCGCCCAGCGCGACCGGGGGGACGATGTCGTAGTTG from the Verminephrobacter eiseniae EF01-2 genome contains:
- a CDS encoding SDR family oxidoreductase is translated as MSAARPPEGAHTAAEGTPVRAADNAQEGAVLVTGASRGIGRAVAARLMADGLQVLNYDIVPPVALGARETFVPVDLADERALRAALARTVAERPVTRLVNNAGVVRPATIDAVTSADLQAVMAVNVAAAILCVQALLPAMRAARFGRIVNISSRAALGKAERIAYAASKAAVHGYTRALALELAADGITVNAIGPGPIATELFERVNPPGAPATQRILDTIPLRRMGHPDDIAHQVASLLDARAGFTTGQVLYVCGGMTVGLAP